Part of the Nostoc sp. ATCC 53789 genome, GGTATATCTTCATGAATCGCCGCTCGTAATAATAGGCGATCGCTAGTAATTAGTGGCAGTTCTGATATCATAATCGACGGGATCTCTTCCCAGCACATTCTCTAAATTTTATAAATTCTCTCATACCTACGGTTTAGCAGCAGCAGTTAGAACTGTTTTACCCAATGCCCTTTAAAACAGACAGAGTGAGTATTTTTGCTGGTAATCTGCCATTCCACCAAAATCTTGATAAGCTGATGTCTAATATCTAGAGCGCAAGGATTGAGAGCCAATGGGTGATAAAGCACAGTGCGGGGCATAACTTCGATAAAATCGCTTTGCCCAAACGCTGTACCGCAGGAAATTCAACCAAAAGACAGCTCAAGATTCAACCCAATCTACAAGAAGGATAGTGATGTGGTGGCAATACGCTACGATTGGCAGGAATTAGAGATTCGGGCGATATACAATATGCCATTGCTAGAGCTTATTTATCAAGCTGCTAGCGTGCATCGCCAATATCATGACCCAACAAAAATACAAGTTTGTAAGCTTATATCCATTAAAACGGGAGGTTGTCCAGAAGATTGTAGCTACTGTGCCCAATCTTCGCGCTATAAAACAGAAGTAAAGGCGGAAGCACTCCTAGAAAAGGAAACCGTTGTTAACATCGCCCAGAAAGCTAAAGAAACTGGTGTTAGTCGCATCTGCATGGGTGCTGCTTGGCGCGAAGTCCGGGATAACTCACAATTTGAGGAAGTCCTGGAAATGGTCAAGGATGTAACCGCAATGGGCTTAGAAGTGTGCTGCACTCTGGGTATGTTGACAGCAAATCAGGCTAGGAAATTGGAAGAAGCGGGACTTTACGCCTACAACCATAACTTAGATACCTCGCAGGAATATTACAACACAATTATTACCACGAGAACTTATAGCGATCGCTTAAACACAATCGAGAATGTCCGTCAGACAAATGTTACCGTATGCTCCGGCGGTATCCTTGGTTTAGGCGAAACTGTCGATGACCGGGTTGGAATGTTACAAACTCTGGCAAACTTACATCCGCATCCAGAGTCAGTACCAATTAATATTCTTTCACAAGTGCCGGGCACACCCTTAGAAAATCAGCCTGATGTCCCCATTTGGGATATTGTGCGGATGATTGCCACAGCCAGAATTTTAATGCCAGCTTCCGATGTGCGTCTTAGTGCTGGTAGAGCTAGACTTTCTCAAGTTGAACAAGCTTTCTGCTTTATGGCAGGAGCCAATTCTATCTTTTCTAGCGACGACAACAAAATGCTGACGGTGACAACT contains:
- the bioB gene encoding biotin synthase BioB; its protein translation is MVAIRYDWQELEIRAIYNMPLLELIYQAASVHRQYHDPTKIQVCKLISIKTGGCPEDCSYCAQSSRYKTEVKAEALLEKETVVNIAQKAKETGVSRICMGAAWREVRDNSQFEEVLEMVKDVTAMGLEVCCTLGMLTANQARKLEEAGLYAYNHNLDTSQEYYNTIITTRTYSDRLNTIENVRQTNVTVCSGGILGLGETVDDRVGMLQTLANLHPHPESVPINILSQVPGTPLENQPDVPIWDIVRMIATARILMPASDVRLSAGRARLSQVEQAFCFMAGANSIFSSDDNKMLTVTTPCPDYDSDREMLNLLGLGMRPPSQRQEKVASPAVVG